In a single window of the Actinomycetota bacterium genome:
- a CDS encoding cysteine hydrolase: MTTLPDRPNTALVVIDVQNDVVGGAYNRDAVIENINTLVAKARSADAPVIWVQHSDDDLPRDSDGWQYVPELVREPAEPLVHKNFGDSFEGTDLEAILGERGIGRLVVAGAQTDACVRSTIHGAFARGYDVTLVADAHTTEDLSQYGAPDPELVIAHTNLYWRNQAAPGRRAAAVDTAEVDFT; the protein is encoded by the coding sequence ATGACCACCCTCCCCGATCGGCCGAACACGGCGTTGGTCGTCATCGACGTGCAGAACGACGTCGTCGGCGGCGCCTACAACCGCGACGCCGTCATCGAGAACATCAACACCCTGGTCGCCAAGGCGCGATCGGCCGATGCACCGGTGATCTGGGTGCAGCACTCCGACGACGACCTCCCGCGCGACAGCGACGGCTGGCAGTACGTCCCCGAGCTCGTGCGCGAGCCCGCCGAACCGCTCGTCCACAAGAACTTCGGCGACTCCTTCGAGGGCACCGACCTGGAGGCGATCCTCGGCGAGCGGGGCATTGGCCGCCTCGTCGTCGCCGGCGCCCAGACCGACGCATGCGTGCGCTCCACCATCCACGGCGCCTTCGCGCGTGGCTACGACGTCACGCTCGTCGCCGACGCGCACACCACCGAAGACCTGAGCCAATACGGCGCGCCTGACCCGGAGTTGGTGATCGCTCACACCAACCTCTACTGGCGCAATCAGGCCGCACCGGGGCGCCGCGCGGCCGCGGTCGACACCGCCGAGGTCGACTTCACCTAA
- a CDS encoding cation diffusion facilitator family transporter has translation MAEEDSNVEKRLLVVSMVAAAVLGVVGVVWGILVGSQMILLDGIYSFVGIVLSGLLLWASALSEREPTRRFQFGMEAATPLAIAIQAFVLLATLLYAAVEAVYALRSGGSEITAGWGIAYGVVAAVSCVLAAVELGRRSGHSDLLLSEAAAWRVAAWRGAGMVVGFVVLLLLQRSRWSEAAPYVDPAMVIISCVALLPTPLGLLRRTVAELLEGAPGREISELVHAAVREVQAAASLDEPTVHLSKVGSKLYVEMNTTAGPDTTISQEHEVREALRRRLDALPYEVWLNVELRPREPVTEP, from the coding sequence GTGGCCGAGGAGGACAGCAACGTAGAGAAGCGGTTGCTGGTCGTGTCGATGGTCGCCGCCGCAGTGCTCGGCGTGGTCGGCGTGGTGTGGGGGATCCTCGTCGGCTCGCAGATGATCCTGCTCGACGGCATCTACTCCTTCGTCGGCATCGTCTTGTCCGGGCTGCTGCTCTGGGCGTCTGCGTTGTCCGAGCGTGAGCCCACACGCCGCTTCCAGTTCGGCATGGAGGCAGCGACGCCGCTCGCGATCGCGATCCAGGCCTTCGTCCTCCTCGCCACGCTGCTCTACGCGGCGGTCGAGGCGGTGTACGCCTTGCGCAGCGGGGGCAGCGAGATCACGGCCGGCTGGGGCATCGCCTACGGCGTCGTGGCCGCCGTCTCCTGCGTGCTGGCGGCCGTCGAGCTGGGGCGCCGGTCCGGTCATTCGGACCTGCTGCTGTCCGAAGCAGCGGCGTGGCGTGTGGCGGCGTGGCGCGGGGCCGGCATGGTGGTCGGGTTCGTCGTTCTGCTCTTGTTGCAGCGCTCGCGCTGGTCGGAGGCGGCGCCGTACGTCGACCCGGCGATGGTGATCATCTCGTGCGTCGCGCTGCTGCCCACCCCGCTCGGTCTGCTCAGACGTACGGTCGCCGAGTTGCTCGAGGGCGCGCCGGGGCGTGAGATCAGCGAGCTCGTGCACGCGGCGGTTCGCGAGGTACAGGCCGCGGCGAGCCTCGACGAGCCGACCGTGCACCTGTCGAAGGTGGGCTCGAAGCTCTACGTCGAGATGAACACCACGGCCGGGCCGGACACGACGATCAGCCAGGAGCACGAGGTGCGCGAGGCATTGCGCCGCCGCCTCGACGCGTTGCCCTACGAGGTGTGGCTGAACGTCGAGCTACGGCCCCGCGAGCCGGTCACCGAGCCGTAG
- a CDS encoding Na+/H+ antiporter subunit D, whose amino-acid sequence MRHLVPLLVVVPLATAAFSVLFGRWRAVQRVLGLAALSATSVISVVLAVEVDRSGPVMLPAGDWPAPLGIVLVVDRLSSILLVVASLVLLAVLVYAIGQPGAERNHVGFQSVYLILAAGVAGSLVTADLFNLFVSFEMMLTASYVLLTLGGRREQVRSGMTYVVISLLASALFVTALALLYSATGTVNMADLRERITDIPLGLRQTFAVLLVVVFGIKAALFPLFSWLPDSYPLAPSPVTAVFAGLLTKVGVYALIRTQTLLFPEDSRPGTLLLVVAGLTMIVGILGAIAQDEVKRILSFNIVSHVGFMVMGLGLFSIAGLAAAIFYAAHHIVAMTTLFLVGGLIEHIGGSGRISQLGNMARSAPVVAFMFFVPAVGLAGIPPLSGFVPKLGLIEAGFGQGQYVVVAASLLASLLTLYSVTKIWIGVFWSPAYAAPEGRVRQVSRMGGPLLMVAPTMVLLTVGLAIAVLAGPLYEFCERAAADVMNPAQYVEVVLGR is encoded by the coding sequence ATGAGGCACCTGGTCCCGCTCCTCGTCGTCGTGCCGCTCGCCACCGCGGCCTTCTCGGTGCTGTTCGGGCGCTGGCGCGCGGTGCAGCGCGTGCTCGGCCTCGCAGCATTGAGCGCGACCAGCGTGATCTCCGTCGTGCTGGCCGTCGAGGTCGACCGCTCCGGACCGGTGATGCTGCCCGCGGGCGACTGGCCGGCGCCGCTCGGCATCGTGCTCGTCGTCGACCGTCTCTCGTCGATCTTGCTCGTCGTCGCGTCGCTGGTGCTGCTCGCCGTGCTCGTGTACGCGATCGGCCAGCCGGGAGCGGAGCGGAACCACGTCGGCTTCCAGTCGGTCTACTTGATCCTTGCCGCGGGCGTCGCCGGCTCGCTCGTGACCGCCGACCTGTTCAATCTGTTCGTTTCGTTCGAGATGATGCTCACCGCGAGCTACGTGCTGCTGACGCTCGGGGGCCGGCGTGAACAGGTGCGCTCGGGGATGACGTACGTGGTGATCAGCCTGCTCGCCTCGGCGTTGTTCGTCACCGCGCTGGCCCTGCTCTACTCGGCCACCGGCACCGTCAACATGGCCGACCTCCGGGAGCGGATCACCGATATCCCACTCGGGCTGCGCCAGACGTTCGCGGTACTGCTCGTCGTCGTCTTCGGTATCAAGGCGGCGCTGTTCCCGCTGTTCTCGTGGCTACCCGACAGCTACCCGCTCGCACCCTCGCCGGTGACCGCGGTGTTCGCTGGTCTGCTCACCAAGGTCGGCGTGTACGCGCTGATCCGCACCCAGACGCTGCTGTTCCCCGAAGACAGCCGGCCGGGGACGCTACTGCTCGTCGTCGCCGGTCTGACGATGATCGTCGGGATCCTCGGTGCGATCGCGCAGGACGAAGTGAAGCGGATCCTCTCGTTCAACATCGTCAGCCACGTCGGGTTCATGGTGATGGGGCTCGGGTTGTTCTCGATCGCCGGGTTGGCTGCGGCGATCTTCTACGCGGCGCACCACATCGTCGCCATGACCACGCTGTTCCTGGTCGGCGGTCTGATCGAGCACATCGGGGGATCGGGGCGGATCAGCCAGCTGGGCAACATGGCGCGCTCGGCCCCTGTCGTCGCCTTCATGTTCTTCGTCCCGGCGGTCGGGCTGGCCGGCATCCCGCCGCTCTCCGGATTCGTGCCCAAGCTGGGATTGATCGAGGCCGGGTTCGGGCAAGGTCAGTACGTAGTCGTCGCCGCCAGCCTGCTCGCGAGCCTGCTCACCCTGTACTCCGTCACCAAGATCTGGATCGGGGTGTTCTGGAGCCCCGCCTACGCCGCTCCGGAAGGACGCGTCCGGCAGGTGAGCCGGATGGGCGGACCGCTGCTGATGGTTGCGCCGACGATGGTGCTGCTCACCGTCGGTCTCGCCATTGCCGTGTTGGCCGGGCCGCTGTACGAGTTCTGCGAGCGCGCCGCGGCGGACGTGATGAACCCCGCGCAGTACGTCGAGGTGGTGCTCGGCCGATGA
- a CDS encoding cation:proton antiporter — translation MIVATFVVLAVAGALFLYRLLRGPTLADRVNALNGLLVAGSGAIAAHAVDSGQGAFLPILVVIALVSFVGTAMVARFIESRSPSR, via the coding sequence GTGATCGTCGCCACCTTCGTCGTGCTCGCCGTCGCCGGTGCGCTGTTCCTCTACCGGCTGCTGCGCGGGCCGACGCTCGCCGACAGGGTCAACGCGCTCAACGGGTTGCTCGTCGCCGGCTCGGGCGCGATCGCCGCCCACGCCGTCGACTCCGGTCAAGGTGCCTTCCTGCCGATCCTTGTCGTGATCGCGCTGGTCAGCTTCGTCGGCACGGCGATGGTGGCCCGCTTCATCGAGAGTCGGAGCCCGAGCCGGTGA
- a CDS encoding SLC13 family permease translates to MDESQITYLVLAGAVVLFVSGKVPVALVAVGVSLSLWATDVLELDQALAGFGDPTVLFIAALFVVADALESTGVTAWIGQQMLARAGNGRARIVAIVMVVCAVITAFITPNASVAALIPAVVVISIRTRLPASQLLMPLAFGAHAGALLALTGSPVNVLVSEAGEESGAGGFGFFSFALVGIPLLIGSVVIAAFLGSRVLPSRSGRSMPRDFSSLASTLLREYELEHDVDDLFTRKKGVAEVVVPPRSPLVGQKVFRGMVTESGELIVIGIGRDGEDLGHRDVELRAGDSLLLRGTWEALDRQIDDEVLTVDEPDAVRRQVVALGLGAKEAMIVLAAMVALLITGAVPPAVAGLLAAGALVLLGVTTMERAYRAISWTTVILVAGMIPLSTAMQTSGAAGEIADLLVDLVGDSGPRILLIALFVLVAVLGQLISNTATALIVIPIAISAAAELDVSPRPVLMAVNVAAAAALLTPVATPANMMVMEPGGYRFGDYWKLGLPLLAWFFVVAVFITPLIWRF, encoded by the coding sequence GTGGACGAGAGCCAGATCACCTACCTCGTGCTCGCCGGCGCTGTCGTCCTCTTCGTCTCGGGCAAGGTGCCTGTAGCCCTCGTCGCCGTCGGGGTCTCGCTGTCGCTCTGGGCGACCGATGTGCTCGAACTGGACCAGGCACTGGCCGGATTCGGCGACCCGACGGTGCTGTTCATCGCCGCCCTGTTCGTGGTCGCCGACGCGCTCGAGTCCACCGGCGTGACCGCGTGGATCGGCCAGCAGATGCTCGCTCGTGCGGGCAACGGACGAGCACGCATCGTGGCGATCGTGATGGTGGTCTGCGCGGTGATCACCGCCTTCATCACCCCGAACGCGTCCGTAGCGGCACTGATCCCCGCCGTCGTCGTCATCTCCATCCGCACCCGGCTACCGGCTTCGCAGCTACTGATGCCTCTCGCCTTCGGCGCCCACGCCGGTGCACTGCTCGCCCTCACGGGGAGCCCCGTCAACGTGTTGGTCTCCGAAGCCGGCGAAGAGAGCGGGGCGGGTGGCTTCGGGTTCTTCTCCTTTGCCCTCGTCGGCATCCCGCTGCTGATCGGAAGCGTCGTGATCGCGGCCTTCCTCGGATCGCGTGTGCTGCCGTCGCGCAGTGGACGCAGCATGCCGCGCGACTTCAGCTCGCTCGCGTCGACGCTCCTGCGCGAGTACGAGCTCGAACACGACGTGGACGACCTGTTCACCCGCAAGAAGGGCGTAGCCGAGGTGGTCGTCCCCCCGCGTTCACCACTCGTCGGGCAGAAGGTGTTCCGCGGCATGGTCACCGAGTCCGGTGAGCTGATCGTCATCGGCATCGGCCGCGACGGCGAGGATCTCGGCCACCGCGACGTCGAGCTGCGCGCCGGTGACTCGCTGCTGCTGCGCGGAACCTGGGAGGCGCTCGACCGCCAGATCGACGACGAGGTCCTGACCGTCGACGAGCCAGACGCCGTCCGGCGCCAGGTGGTGGCGCTCGGCCTGGGGGCAAAGGAGGCCATGATCGTGCTCGCCGCGATGGTGGCGCTGCTCATCACCGGCGCGGTGCCGCCCGCCGTTGCCGGCCTTCTGGCCGCCGGCGCGCTGGTGCTGTTGGGGGTCACCACGATGGAGCGTGCCTACCGAGCGATCTCCTGGACGACGGTGATCCTCGTGGCCGGCATGATCCCGCTGTCCACCGCGATGCAGACGTCCGGGGCCGCCGGGGAGATCGCCGACTTGCTCGTCGACCTGGTCGGCGACTCGGGGCCGCGCATCTTGCTCATCGCGCTGTTCGTGCTCGTCGCGGTGCTGGGCCAGCTCATCTCCAACACCGCCACCGCCCTCATCGTGATCCCCATCGCGATCTCCGCCGCTGCCGAGCTCGACGTGTCGCCCCGACCGGTGCTGATGGCGGTCAACGTGGCCGCCGCGGCCGCCCTGCTCACCCCGGTGGCGACCCCGGCGAACATGATGGTCATGGAACCGGGCGGCTACCGCTTCGGCGACTACTGGAAGCTCGGGTTGCCGCTCCTCGCCTGGTTCTTCGTCGTCGCCGTCTTCATCACCCCGTTGATCTGGCGCTTCTGA
- a CDS encoding leucyl aminopeptidase family protein, protein MPEAAFSPVPSIAVSTEVSVAADVPTGATALGLLLSPSGDVPPRVGLDRARLEALGFDGSLGSTLVVPSADAPIVVVSGIGDAPDASALRDAAAAFAHATGKLDQLAVQLPAVDGVADEVAAEAVVEGVVLSRYSYDALRKKAAGTPVAALTLVADGGRSSAAEAGASRGRVLAGATAMSRDLANTPHNYLSAAKFADLAVELGPERGLEVEIFGKDQLREMRMGGILGINAGSVEPPRMIQLTYRPAGSPTARLALVGKGVMYDSGGLSLKPSDQWHAQMKNDMSGAAAVFATMCALKELGCTAEVVGYLMCTDNMPSGTATALGDVLTMRNGKTVEVMDTDAEGRLVIADALVLAAEAKPDAIFDIATLTGSAARALGSEMAAVMGNDQALVEQVKAAAAISGELVWQFPMHRPYRRMLDSLTADMTNCAPVGLPDAILSALFLSEFVGDSPWAHIDIAGPSQADARRSVLVPGCSGFGARLLAHAVCAFTPTAR, encoded by the coding sequence ATGCCCGAAGCCGCCTTCTCCCCCGTTCCTTCGATCGCCGTCTCGACCGAGGTATCGGTGGCCGCCGACGTGCCGACCGGGGCGACGGCGCTCGGATTGCTGCTCAGCCCGAGCGGAGACGTGCCCCCGCGGGTCGGCCTCGACCGGGCCCGCCTGGAAGCACTCGGGTTCGACGGCAGTCTCGGCTCCACGCTCGTCGTGCCGAGCGCGGACGCGCCGATCGTGGTCGTGAGCGGCATCGGCGACGCACCCGACGCGAGCGCACTGCGCGACGCCGCGGCGGCGTTCGCCCACGCCACCGGCAAGCTCGACCAGCTCGCCGTACAGCTCCCCGCGGTCGACGGTGTCGCCGACGAGGTGGCCGCCGAGGCCGTCGTCGAGGGGGTTGTGCTGTCGCGCTACTCCTACGACGCGCTGCGGAAGAAGGCCGCCGGCACGCCGGTGGCCGCGCTCACGCTGGTCGCCGACGGCGGCCGCAGCTCTGCTGCCGAGGCCGGCGCGTCGCGGGGCCGCGTCCTCGCCGGGGCGACGGCCATGTCGCGCGACCTCGCCAACACCCCGCACAACTACCTGTCGGCGGCCAAGTTCGCCGACCTCGCGGTGGAGCTCGGACCAGAGCGCGGGCTCGAGGTGGAGATCTTCGGCAAGGACCAGCTGCGCGAGATGCGCATGGGCGGCATCCTCGGCATCAACGCCGGCTCGGTCGAACCGCCGCGGATGATCCAGCTCACGTACCGCCCGGCCGGTTCGCCCACCGCGCGCCTTGCCTTGGTCGGCAAGGGCGTGATGTACGACTCCGGTGGGCTGAGCCTGAAGCCCTCCGACCAGTGGCATGCCCAGATGAAGAACGACATGTCGGGCGCGGCGGCCGTGTTCGCCACGATGTGCGCGCTGAAGGAGCTCGGCTGCACCGCCGAGGTCGTCGGGTATCTGATGTGCACCGACAACATGCCCTCCGGCACCGCCACGGCACTCGGCGACGTACTGACCATGCGCAACGGCAAGACGGTCGAGGTGATGGACACCGACGCCGAGGGTCGCCTCGTCATCGCCGACGCCCTGGTGCTGGCCGCCGAAGCGAAGCCCGACGCGATCTTCGACATCGCCACCCTCACCGGCTCGGCCGCTCGCGCCCTCGGCTCGGAGATGGCCGCTGTGATGGGCAACGACCAGGCGTTGGTCGAGCAGGTCAAGGCCGCCGCCGCGATCAGCGGCGAGCTGGTGTGGCAGTTCCCGATGCACCGCCCCTACAGACGGATGCTCGATTCGCTCACGGCCGACATGACCAACTGCGCGCCTGTCGGCCTGCCCGACGCGATCCTGTCCGCACTGTTCTTGAGCGAGTTCGTCGGCGATTCGCCGTGGGCTCACATCGACATCGCCGGGCCGTCCCAGGCCGACGCCCGCCGCTCGGTGCTCGTTCCCGGCTGCAGCGGCTTCGGCGCGCGGCTGCTCGCGCACGCGGTGTGCGCGTTCACGCCTACGGCTCGGTGA
- a CDS encoding DsbA family protein: MSTTQRIGFHFDVMCPWAYEASVWIREVRGAIGLQIDWRFFSLEEINRSVGKLHPWEREWSYGWGLLRVAALLRRRSMEECDRFYAVAGRALHVEGRKPHRPEVAAELLASIDLDPAIVDAAIKDPTTHDDVRADHEAVVSHGGFGVPTLVFDDGSHLYGPVMTPAPTGDDALALWELVLATRRFPHLYEIKRPKTDADVAHIAERFRPYLSARDWESRERPAR; the protein is encoded by the coding sequence ATGAGCACGACACAGCGGATCGGCTTCCACTTCGACGTGATGTGCCCGTGGGCCTACGAGGCCTCGGTCTGGATCCGCGAGGTCCGTGGCGCGATCGGCCTGCAGATCGACTGGCGGTTCTTCTCGCTGGAGGAGATCAACCGGAGCGTCGGCAAGTTGCACCCGTGGGAGCGGGAGTGGTCATACGGGTGGGGATTGCTCCGCGTCGCCGCGCTGCTGCGCCGGCGGTCGATGGAGGAGTGCGACCGCTTCTACGCGGTGGCCGGTCGCGCGCTGCACGTAGAGGGCCGCAAGCCGCACCGACCCGAGGTGGCCGCGGAGCTGCTCGCCTCGATCGACCTCGACCCGGCGATCGTCGATGCGGCGATCAAGGACCCGACCACACACGACGACGTCCGCGCCGACCACGAGGCCGTCGTGTCCCACGGGGGCTTCGGCGTGCCGACGCTCGTGTTCGACGACGGCAGCCACCTGTACGGGCCGGTGATGACCCCTGCCCCCACCGGCGACGACGCGCTGGCGCTATGGGAACTGGTGCTGGCCACCCGCCGGTTCCCGCACCTGTACGAGATCAAGCGCCCGAAGACCGACGCGGACGTCGCCCACATCGCCGAGCGGTTCCGCCCCTACCTGAGTGCTCGCGACTGGGAGTCACGCGAACGGCCCGCCCGTTGA
- a CDS encoding monovalent cation/H(+) antiporter subunit G, translated as MIGELLLLVGAVLTLVAAIGMLRFADVFTRMHALAKASALAVLLMLLGAAFSMSHPNDVTSLVLAAALQVLTAPLASNMISFTTYRTDDAEVAVRSRVASDKAEGKQAGG; from the coding sequence GTGATCGGCGAGCTGCTGCTCCTCGTCGGCGCAGTGCTGACACTCGTCGCGGCCATCGGCATGCTCCGTTTCGCCGACGTCTTCACGCGGATGCACGCGCTGGCCAAGGCATCTGCACTGGCGGTGCTCTTGATGCTGCTCGGCGCGGCGTTCTCCATGTCGCACCCGAACGACGTGACGTCGCTCGTGCTCGCCGCTGCGCTGCAGGTGCTCACCGCTCCTCTCGCGTCGAACATGATCAGCTTCACGACGTACCGCACCGACGACGCCGAGGTAGCGGTGAGGTCAAGGGTGGCCAGCGACAAGGCGGAGGGGAAACAGGCAGGCGGATGA
- a CDS encoding DUF4040 domain-containing protein, translating to MIWIVVLLCVVGGALFVSGNALGHAAFAVAAAPLLAATVWLLAQLEDVVDGGVRTEHLDWVPSLGLGIDLRLDGFALLMALLVTGIGVAVCAYSVAYFEGRREGLGRSSGLILLFAAAMLVIVFADNLVLLFVGWELTTVTSYLLIGNDHTKLHARAAALHALLVTSFGGLVMLAGFVLLGQAAGTYRLSAILAAPPSGTTVEVAIALVLVGAFTKSAQYPFHSWLPGAMAAPTPISAYLHSATMVKAGVYLIARFAPAFHTVELWRPVVLGVGLFTMIAGGLRALRQHDLKLLLAFGTVSQLGFLVVLFGAGTPKATVAGCVMLIAHAFFKAALFMSVGTLDRRTGTRDLRAIPRLGVAWRPFMVLTAASAASMVGLPALLGLVGKEEAYAGLEEATFAGAKWALAGLVVGSSCTVAYACRFVWGAFGPAESRVEARGDSPADVRTHPQAPSFGYLAPLAALTAVSVVLGVMPGSLDGLVGVATDGLYKTADSPHLAVWHGVNLPLVLSMVAVAAGALMFVGRRWVAPVLARGAAVPSGTAVYLWLLRGTNTLAGRVTAVVQSGSLPIYAGVTLLTAATVPGLVLVLNTSWPGLPQLAESPGQLAACGVLLAAALATATVRRRFSAALFLGTAGYAMAGLFVAQGAPDLALTQVAIETLSTVLFVLVLRRLPSRFERTSTSRRRVLRLVVAGVVGVSVFTLAIVSRNAREAIPVSAEMIERSYPDGHGKNVVNVILVDFRGLDTMGEITVLVAAAIGAVALARAGRGAGRRAGPAATTVEEATA from the coding sequence GTGATCTGGATCGTCGTCTTGCTGTGCGTCGTCGGTGGCGCGCTGTTCGTCTCGGGCAACGCCCTTGGTCACGCCGCGTTCGCCGTCGCCGCGGCCCCGCTCCTCGCCGCCACCGTATGGCTCCTGGCGCAGCTCGAAGACGTCGTCGACGGCGGGGTGCGCACCGAGCATCTCGACTGGGTGCCGAGCCTCGGCCTTGGCATCGACCTGCGCCTCGACGGCTTCGCCCTCTTGATGGCGCTCCTGGTGACGGGGATCGGCGTGGCGGTCTGCGCCTACTCGGTGGCCTATTTCGAGGGGCGGCGCGAAGGCCTCGGACGGAGCAGCGGCCTGATCCTGCTGTTCGCGGCGGCGATGCTCGTGATCGTCTTCGCGGACAACCTGGTGCTCCTGTTCGTCGGCTGGGAGCTGACGACGGTGACGTCGTACCTGCTGATCGGCAACGACCACACCAAGCTCCACGCCCGCGCCGCGGCGTTGCACGCGCTGCTCGTCACGTCGTTCGGCGGGCTCGTGATGCTGGCTGGGTTCGTGCTGCTCGGCCAGGCCGCCGGCACGTACCGACTGAGCGCGATCCTGGCTGCGCCGCCGTCGGGCACGACGGTAGAGGTCGCGATCGCGCTCGTCCTCGTCGGCGCGTTCACCAAGTCTGCGCAGTACCCGTTCCACTCCTGGCTGCCCGGCGCGATGGCGGCACCCACCCCGATCAGCGCCTACCTCCACTCGGCGACGATGGTGAAGGCCGGGGTGTACCTCATCGCCCGGTTCGCGCCGGCGTTCCACACCGTCGAGCTGTGGCGCCCGGTCGTGTTGGGAGTGGGGCTGTTCACGATGATCGCCGGCGGTCTGCGTGCGCTGCGCCAGCACGACCTGAAGCTGCTGTTGGCGTTCGGGACGGTCAGCCAACTCGGGTTCTTGGTGGTGTTGTTCGGCGCCGGGACGCCGAAGGCGACGGTGGCGGGCTGCGTGATGCTGATCGCCCACGCGTTCTTCAAGGCGGCGCTGTTCATGTCGGTCGGCACTCTCGACAGACGCACCGGGACGCGTGATCTGCGCGCGATCCCACGACTCGGGGTGGCCTGGCGTCCGTTCATGGTGCTCACCGCCGCGTCCGCGGCGTCGATGGTGGGCCTGCCGGCCTTGCTCGGCCTGGTCGGCAAGGAAGAGGCCTACGCCGGGTTGGAAGAGGCCACGTTCGCGGGCGCGAAGTGGGCCCTGGCCGGCCTCGTCGTCGGATCCTCATGCACCGTCGCGTACGCGTGCCGATTCGTGTGGGGCGCGTTCGGGCCAGCGGAATCGCGCGTCGAGGCACGCGGCGACTCACCGGCCGACGTCCGGACCCACCCGCAGGCACCGTCGTTCGGATACCTCGCCCCGCTCGCCGCGCTCACCGCCGTGAGCGTGGTGCTCGGCGTGATGCCGGGATCGCTCGACGGCCTCGTCGGCGTCGCGACCGACGGGCTGTACAAGACCGCTGACTCACCCCACCTCGCGGTGTGGCACGGGGTCAACCTGCCGCTCGTGCTCTCAATGGTCGCCGTCGCGGCGGGTGCGCTGATGTTCGTCGGGCGGCGGTGGGTTGCACCCGTGCTTGCTCGAGGGGCCGCGGTGCCGAGCGGCACCGCCGTCTACCTGTGGCTGCTGCGCGGCACGAACACGCTCGCCGGGCGGGTGACCGCAGTGGTGCAGAGCGGTTCGTTGCCGATCTACGCCGGGGTGACCCTGCTCACCGCCGCCACCGTCCCCGGGTTGGTGCTGGTGCTGAACACGTCGTGGCCGGGGCTGCCGCAGCTGGCGGAGAGCCCCGGACAGCTCGCGGCCTGCGGCGTGCTGCTCGCCGCGGCTCTCGCCACGGCCACTGTGCGCAGGCGGTTCTCCGCCGCGCTCTTCCTCGGCACGGCCGGATACGCGATGGCCGGCCTGTTCGTCGCCCAAGGCGCACCCGACCTGGCGCTCACGCAGGTCGCGATCGAGACGCTCTCGACGGTGCTCTTCGTGCTCGTGCTCCGTCGGCTGCCGAGTCGGTTCGAGCGCACGTCGACCAGCCGGCGGCGCGTCCTGCGCCTCGTCGTCGCCGGCGTCGTCGGCGTGTCGGTGTTCACGCTCGCCATCGTCTCTCGCAACGCGCGGGAGGCGATCCCGGTATCTGCCGAGATGATCGAGCGCTCCTACCCGGACGGACACGGCAAGAACGTCGTCAACGTGATCCTCGTGGACTTCCGCGGGCTCGACACGATGGGCGAGATCACCGTGCTGGTGGCCGCAGCCATCGGAGCCGTGGCCCTCGCGCGCGCCGGGCGCGGTGCCGGCCGCCGCGCCGGACCGGCGGCGACGACCGTCGAGGAGGCGACGGCATGA
- a CDS encoding NADH-quinone oxidoreductase subunit K: MSVTLAATAAALFSIGTYLVLQRKLSRIIIGLALLSHGSNTLLMASGRGGNAPLIGNGDITDFSDPLPQALALTTVVITFGVSALLLALAFRSYVLTKDDEVEDDVGDRQVARGGPPDKEVDDEVGAAAVPLPDDMDAELAVYVETVENEQSR, from the coding sequence ATGAGTGTCACCCTTGCCGCGACGGCCGCGGCGCTCTTCTCGATCGGCACCTACCTCGTGCTCCAGCGCAAGCTGAGCCGGATCATCATCGGTCTCGCGCTCCTCAGCCACGGTTCGAACACCCTGCTGATGGCGTCGGGCAGAGGAGGCAACGCCCCCCTGATCGGCAACGGCGACATCACCGACTTCAGCGATCCGCTGCCCCAGGCGCTCGCCCTGACCACCGTGGTGATCACGTTCGGCGTTTCGGCGCTGCTGCTCGCGCTTGCGTTCCGTAGCTACGTGCTCACGAAGGACGACGAGGTGGAAGACGACGTCGGCGACCGGCAGGTCGCGCGCGGCGGCCCCCCTGACAAGGAGGTCGACGACGAGGTGGGCGCGGCTGCGGTGCCGCTACCCGACGACATGGACGCGGAGTTGGCCGTCTACGTCGAGACCGTGGAGAACGAGCAGAGCCGATGA
- a CDS encoding Na+/H+ antiporter subunit E: protein MNQLVFRVAFLTGVWVLLWGSLTVPNVLGGVAASLLLLFVNPDRRTPRGEAGRLRPLAIAHLGFFLVGELLASNALVLREILRPRSRIRTAIVDCPVRVPSDRVMTFLANVLSLTPGTIPVELRLDPAVIVLHVLDLRDPVKLRRSVAHLERLAVEAFGTIEERNLLVAAGVVAEGAP, encoded by the coding sequence ATGAACCAGCTCGTGTTCCGCGTCGCCTTCCTCACCGGCGTCTGGGTTCTCCTCTGGGGGAGCCTGACCGTGCCCAACGTGCTCGGCGGGGTCGCCGCCTCGTTGCTGCTCCTCTTCGTCAACCCCGACCGCCGCACGCCCCGGGGCGAGGCCGGGCGCCTGCGCCCGCTCGCGATCGCGCACCTCGGCTTCTTCCTGGTCGGCGAACTGCTGGCCTCCAACGCGCTCGTCCTGCGCGAGATCCTCCGCCCCCGCTCGCGGATCCGCACCGCGATCGTCGACTGCCCGGTCCGTGTGCCCTCGGACCGGGTGATGACGTTCCTCGCCAACGTGCTGTCGCTGACGCCGGGGACGATCCCGGTCGAGCTGCGCCTCGATCCGGCGGTGATCGTGCTCCACGTGCTCGACCTGCGCGATCCGGTGAAGCTGCGCCGCTCGGTGGCCCACCTCGAACGCCTCGCAGTCGAGGCGTTCGGCACCATCGAGGAGCGCAACCTGCTCGTCGCCGCCGGTGTCGTCGCCGAGGGCGCGCCGTGA